GCCTCTGAAATAACATAGGCTCCTTTTGCAACACCAATTTGTCCTTTTTCTTCTGTCGCCTTTAATGTTGGTACATTTTGACGACCAAGCACAAGAATAGTTGGACGATCCTTTTGCGCTACAGCAATTTTCCAAGCTTCTTTCGTTTCATTTGCATCAGCTGGTCTGACCACAGTGATATTTGGCATTGCTCGAAAAGAAGCTAAATGCTCAACAGGCTGATGTGTGGGGCCATCTTGACCGACCGCTACACTATCATGTGTAAACACATATGTCACTGGAAGCCCCATTAATGCTGATAGACGAATAGCTGGACGCAAGTAATCAGAAAAAACAAAGAATGTACTTACAAAAGGTTTGAGATAGTGACGAGCCATTCCATTGGCGATGGCTCCCATAGCGAACTCTCGAACACCGAAGGAAATGTTTCTGCCTGCATAGTCTTGTTCTGTTAAATCAGCAAATGCTTGCAGCCTTGTTTTCGTTGAAGCATTTAAATCTGCAGACCCTCCGACTAACTCTGGAAAATGATTTGCTAATGCTTGTTGCACTTCACTTGCTGAAGCTCGAGTAGCGAGTGTATTTCCTTCCTTATAAACAGGTAAATCTTCATCCCAATTTTCCGGTAACTCCCCTGCAATAACTCGCTTTAATTCTACAGCAAGTTCAGGGTGAGCTTGCTCGTACTGTCTAAACAATTCATTCCACTGTTCCTCTTTCTTACTTCCATTTTCTTGAATGCTACGAAAATCTTCATATACTCCTTCTGGTACATAGAAGTCTTCCTCATAGTTCCATTTATAAAATGCTTTTGCCCGTTTAATTTCTTCTATACCGATAGGATCGCTATGCGCATCACTTTTGCCTTCAATAGTAGGAGCACCGTAGCCGATTTTCGTTTTAATTTCTATAATGGTTGGGCGGTCTTTCTCGGCTTTTGCTTCTAGTATTGCTTGTTTAATTCCTTCTACATCATTACCGTCTTCTACATACAAGTATTGCCAATGACAAGATTCAAATCGCTGCTTGATATCTTCAGAAAACGATAGTGCCAGTTCTCCATCCAAGCTAATATCATTGGAGTCATATAGAACGATTAGGCGACCTAATTTCAAATGCCCTGCTAAAGAAGCAGCTTCATAAGAAATACCTTCCATCAAATCGCCATCACCACATATGGTATACGTGTAATGGTCAACGATTGGATAACCCTCGCGATTATAAGTCGCAGCTAAATGTCTTTCTGCTAGTGCTAAACCAACACAAGCAGGTATGCCTTGTCCAAGTGGACCTGTAGTCACTTCCACTCCAGGTGTAACTCCAAATTCTGGGTGACCCGCTGTCTTACTTCCTAATTGTCTAAAGTTTTTCAACTCCTCCAACGGTAAATCATATCCCGCTAGATGTAGTAAACAATATTGTAGCATAGAACCATGCCCTGCAGATAAGACAAATCGATCACGATTAAACCAGTCTGGATTCTTAGGGTTCATGTTCATCACATGTTTCCATAAACTATACGCCATTGGAGCTGCCCCCATCGGCATACCCGGATGCCCATGCTGGGCCCTTTCTACACTATCAATGGTCAGTGTACGTATGGTGTTAATGGATAAATTGGCTACGTTTTTCTCTGATTCCGTCATAGATGATTCCTCCAGTTAGTTTTTTTATATGATTTCTTTACTTAAGCATTTTCCGTGGACTCTTTTTTCTTGCCAAAAGGAATGAGCATAATGCCAAGAATCACGATTAAGCTAATAACAATTGCGATTGGCCCCGCGTAGTTTGCCAGTGATCCGAAGAAGATTCCTGAAACGCCAAAGTCTGCATCAGAAAAGGTTGTATTAGCAAACCCTAATTCTCCAAGAACTGGTAATAAAAATACTGGTAAAAACGAAATAATAATTCCGTTTACAAACGATCCAGCAACAGCACCTTTAATCCCACCTGTTGTATTTCCTAAAACACCTGCTGCTGCTCCAGTAAAGAAGTGAGGTACTACACCAGGGAGGATAATCGTCGTTCCAGCAACAAACATAATTGCCATACTGAATATTCCGCCAATAAAGCTACTGAAAAATCCAATTAATACTGCATTTGGTGCATACGTGTAAATAATTGGAACATCAAGCGCCGGTTTGGCATTTGGCACAATCTTTGTAGAAATCCCCTTAAACGCGGGAATAATTTCTGCTAATACGAGACGAACTCCAGATAAGATAATAAATACACCAGCAGCAAAGCTACCACCTTTCATTAAAGAAAACACAAGATAATTAGTCCCATCACTTAATTCTGTTTCGATAAATGTAGAACCAGCAAAGAATGCAACAATAACGTACATAACAATCATTGTTAATGCGATACTTACAGTACTATCACGTAAAAACCCAAGGCCTTTCGGAAAATTAATATTTTCCGTTGATTGTTCCCTACTATTTTTGAATAATTTTCCAGTTAAGCCACTAATAGCATAACCAACAGCACTAAAATGTCCTAAAGCAACATTATCATTTCCAGTTAGCTGTCTCATAAATGGTTGTAAAATAGCTGGAGATAGTGTCATAACAATTCCTAATGCAACTGCTCCTGCAACAATTAATGGTATCGTGTCAAAACCTGCTACTGCCATAATTACAGCAAACATACATGCTAGGTAAAGTGTATGATGACCTGTTAAGAAGATATACTTATACCTAGTAAACCGAGCAATTAATACGTTTACAATCATTCCAAAAAACATGATTAATGCTGTATTTGTTCCATATTCATTTAAAGCTAATGCAACGATGGCTTCATTGTTCGGTACAACCCCTGATACATGAAATGCTTCTTGGAACATCGCACCGAATGGAGAAAGACCTTGTTCTAAGATCCCAGCTCCTGAAGCGATGACAATAAAGCCAACAAATGTTTTTATAGCACCTTTCATGATCTCAGATAAATTCTTTTTCTGGGCTAATAAACCGATTAGTGCAATGGCGGCAACTAAAATAGCCGGCTGGCTTAAAATATCGACTAAAACACTTAAGAATTTATTCATGGGAGTCATCCTTTCCTTAAGTTAAGTTTTAAATTAGATTTTTTTCTTTCACTACTTTGGTGACTTTGTTCCTCAATTCATCCATATCAATAATATTGTCGAGCACTACGACTTCGCCTAGATGAGCACCTCCTTCAGCAATATCTTTGGCTAAAAAGTAGACATCTGCATCTCCAGGAGCGGCTGAGCTCAAATCAGAGTGAGACACCTCTACCCCTGTGACACCTAATTCCTGCAAAATTTGTTGAATATTCATTTCTACCATAAAGCTTGTCCCTAAACCTGACCCACAAACTGCTAAAAATTTCATTGCTTTCATCTCCTTTTATTTAATAATCTCTATAACTTCCTGAGGTGTTTGAGCAGATTTTAAAGCTTGCAGCGTTGAACTATCTGAAAGCAACTTTGTTAAATGCGACAATGCTTTTAGATGTGCCTCATTATCAATGGCTGCTAAACAAATGAAAATATCAATTTTATGCTCATCTTTGCCCAACAACTTCACTGGAGTTTTTGTTCTTAAAAACGACATCCCTAAATTTACGACACCTTCTTCAGGTCGTGCATGTGGTATGGCAATACCATTACCGATATGAATATAAGTTCCTACTTCTTCAATCTTTTTATTCATAGCTTCAATATATTCTGGTTTAATTTTATGTGCTTTTAGCAAAGGTTGGGCTGCTTTAGCCACAGCGGTCCTCCAATCTAAGGGTTCTTCTGTAAATTGGATCATATCTTGTGTTAGTAGTTCTGAGAGCATTGGTTTATAACCTCCTGTATCTGTATGACTTAGATGAATAACATCAACGAGTTCTGAAAACAGCTTTTTTTCGTCTTTGATTTCCGTATATTTGGAGATCACTTCCATAATTTGATCCATTGAAAAATCATAATTATTCAAATTCGGAAATTGTTTCATTACGGATTCGATTAAATAATTTTTTTCTATCTTTGAGAGCAACGGTTTCACAGCAAAAACTGGTTTTGGTGACTCAACCTCTACTGTTGAGAATATTAAGTCATAGCTCGATAAAGGGATCAAGCATACTTGTTCAACCGTGTGCACCCTGGAAAAATGTATACTTGGAAACATCTCTTTTAATTGTGCGCGAAGCATAATCGATGAACTAATACCATTTGAACAAACAATTAATGCATGAATTTCAGTTGTATTTTTGTGTCTATTTCTTTCAAGGTATCCCCCAAAATGAAGGGTAAAAAAACCAATTTCTTCATCACTGATTGCCTTTTTGGTCCATGTCGATAGAGGGGCTAGCGACCGCTTTACAAATTGGAATAAATCTATATACTTTTGTTTAATTTCCGATGTTAAAGGGTTCACAAGCGGGATTTCAAACATGATTCTAAAAAATGCCGGCACTAGGTGATTATATAAACTTTGTTGCAAATAGGTTTTATTCTCTATCGGAAGTAATGTGTTCTTTTCAAACGCTTCGATAATTTGCACGGTCAATTTTGCTAAATAAGGGTTTTCCTCAAGCTTTGCTTCCCGCAGTGCAATTAATAACTGGAGCGTTACATAATAGTTTTCTTCAGCTTCAGCATCTGGAAAAAGTTGTTCTGCTAGTTGTTGCGTTTGCCCAAAGATACGTTGTGAACGCAACAATTTCTTCTCACCTTCCGAAAACAAAGGTACTCGTTTTGTATTTCGAATTCGAATTAATGTGAGATGGAAGATAACTTCTGTTTTCCTGTCTTTTACGAGATGGATGTTGTGACTTTGTAAAAATTCATTTACAGTTACCTGTGTATCCACATAGTAGTTTTCCTGTTTCCATGATTTTAATACAAGTACAATCATTTCTTTACCTAGCGACTTTGCGAGCAAGTAATTCAAGCAAAAGCTTGCTAATCTTCTTTTCGCCATTTCCGCACCAGTAAGATGGTAACCATCTTTTCTTGTATATTGAAAAATGACACCTTTATCCTTACAGAGATCTTTCACTTTTTTTACATCTGTTAATGCCGTATTCTTGCTCACTTGCAACATTTGCTGATAATGGTAGTTGGAAACAGGCTCCCTACGGATAAATGTATATAAGTAAATTAAATATATCCGTTCCTCTTCGGATAAAACGATTTGTTGTATCGAAATATCCAAAGGAGCACCAGCCTGAAGCAGACTTTTTACTTTCGCATCCACAATAAAATGTTGATCGTGTAGCTCGATTGGCTGCATTTTCATACTTTTTAGTGTATCGTTCACTTTTTCCAGATCGTAGTAAAATTGTCGTTCAGATAAATCCAATTTTCGCATGACCTGAGAAACAGTAATCTGATCATGTGTCATGATTTCTTCAAATAGTTTAAAAGATCTTTGATCAAACAACTTTGCCCCTCCTTTAATAAAATTGTAATCCGCTTACAACATTGGTTCAATAGCCTTTGAGCCCAAACTATGTAAGCTGTTTCACTTGACTATTGTGCTCTTTTCGAGCAAAACTTATGAAATTCGCTTTAAATTGCTCCCTCTATCAGTGGGCTTTTTCCCCTACCGATTGCTAGCACCGCAAAGGATTTGCCTAAAAGATCTTCCATAAAATTGAAAATTCAAGTTCCGTTTTCATCCACTTATACTTTTTAGCTTTTACCTTATGCTTGAAGGGGCATTCTTACAGCACCTTACATCCGGGCTACAACGACACACTCTTTATGATAAAAGGATTCCAATAATTCTCCTAATATCAAGTGAATCAATCATTGTGAGTTTCCTCTCATCCCCCAATGGTTGTTAGTACCACAAGGATATGACCTCAAGGCCTCTGAACGAGTCGAGCATTTAGATGCTGTTATCTTCCTACTTAGTTTTGTTCCGTACACACTTTCCAACCCTTGCAGTGAGTTAGAACAAAGATATCATGCTTCAAAACAAAAAAGCATTTCCTTTTATACGTTGGTAACATATAAAATAGAAATGCTTTTAACAGAATTGATGTAGTCTGCTGTTTGAAAAATAAATGGTTTATTTTGTCAGATATATATGTAAAACCAAGCTATTTGATGTTTTTGCTTTGTTCACGCTGTTTGATTTCAATCATTTCTTTAGCTAGTTTACCTATTCTTTCTTTTACATCTTGATCAATAATTTCATTATCATCATTAAAACAGTCGTTGTTAATAAAAACACTACAAGTAGGGATAATTCCTTTTAAATAAGCAAGAATAGGCTTTAATTGATATTCCGATACGAGAAAATGTTTATTAGAGCCTGCAGTAGTAACAATTCCCGTAACTTTTGATTTAAAAGCATCTACCGGAAAATGGTCAAGCAAATTTTTTAAAGCGCCCGAAATAGATGCCTGATAAATAGGCGAGCCAAAAACAATCATATCAGCAGCTAATACGGTATTTACTACCTTCCATGTATCCTTATTATAGTAAGCTAAAGGAGCTCCTTTAACAAACTCTACATCATATTCTTTGAGGTCTATTAACTCTGTCTCGATTTGTTTATCAACCCTTCTGGCTGCAAGTAAAACGTCATATACTGCTTGCGACGTTTTTTCACCAACTAATGAACCAGCTACTCCGACAAGTTTCACAGCTGTCCCCTCCTGCGTTTTAGAAATAAGATATGTTAATAAAAGTGAATCTTCAATCAGTGGGGTGTTTTCATTCACCCCCACTGATTTTTTAGATGAACGAATCGGGAATTTAGGTGCTGTTATCTGCCTCTTAGACTTGTTGCTGTACAGATTACCAACTCCCGAAGTGGGAGTCTTACAGCACCTTATATACGACGGGATAAACGAAATAAAGTTTAATCACATGGCATTTCATAGAAATCACTATGGATGCATTGCATTTATTATACTTATTGGTATAATAAATATGCAAAAAGAATAGCTTACGTTACATATAATAGCAAATGATTTGCTTGCAAAATAATAATTGTATTCGTTCCAAAATTTGCAATAATGATCCTATTTGCAAACGATGAATTTTTTATACAATTGAATAAGTCAAACCTCTTGTTAGTAGGAGTTTTCCCTATTAATCAAAGTAAAACAAAGGTAGATTTTTGATCTGCGTGTCGTTCGTCTCATGATCAACAATAACGTTCCGAACGAATTAAGCATGTAGGTGCCGTTTTCTTCCGTTTGTACCTTTTTGTATCAACCCAGAATTGACAGAAGAGTCTTACAGAACTTACATGCAGGGTAAAGTGCATCTTCCATCAGGCGGGTATTCATTCATCACCCACTGATTGTTAGATAGGGATTTAGGTGCTGTTATCTCTCCACTTAGACTTTGTTATCCAACTCCTTAAGTGAGAAGTCTTACAAGCACCTTATATACGGGGTAAAGGTGATTCTATGAAGCGAAAAACAACGAAAGACAAAATATTATATCTGTTAAAAAAAGAAGGCAAGCTAACAGTTGGAGACTTTATACAACATCTGCAGATTACAGATATGGCTGTAAGAAAGCATTTATCTACCATGGAAAAGGAAGGGCTTATTTCCTCTGTGGAAATGAAGCAGCCAATTGGCAGACCAATCAAACAATACATTTTATCAGTAAAAGGCGAGCGGTTATTTCCGAAAAGTTATGAGACGCTTAGTATAGAATTTCTAAACGATATTCAAACGATTTACGGTGACAAGGCAATCCAACAATTATTTGAAAAGCGTAAACAGCGCTTAAGCAAAGAATATGCCGTTCACATGCAACATAAATCACCAGAAGAAAAAATGTTTGAACTTAAGAGGCTGCAAAACGAAAAGGGATATATGGCTGAATATAAACAAACTGGTACTAAAACTTACGAACTTGTTGAGCATAATTGCCCATTATTAGCGATCGCTCAATCATTTAAAATAGCTTGTCATTGTGAGACCTCTATGTTTCAAAGCGTATTACAGACCGAGCAAATTAAAAGGATCAGCTGTAAAACAGAAGGAAATGATCACTGTCGTTTTTCCATTATCTTCTCGTGATAAGTTATACCCCTCTCCTAAACCGGTTCCATTGTGGCGCTACCTAGTGCGTCATGGACACCGTTAATGATTTAGATGATATTACATTTCTTATAGCTGCAAGTGGAAAATATAGACTTTTTTACACTTATCGCTCACAACGGAAATCTTGTCGAGCTAACAATATTGGTATGATTTATCTTTTTTTATGCTATATAAAAGTACGTTTTTTCATTTAAAAGGAGGGGACTCTCCCCTCCCTACTACTATTTTTTATAAAAAAATCTTCATCCGTGGGGTTTTCATCATCCCCACCTATTATTAATACCGTAATAGTATGACCTAAAGGTCTCTTACGAAATCGAGCAGTTAGGTGCTGTTAACTCCCACTTAGACTTGGTGCATTACACAGATTATCCAACTCTTGAAGTGGGAACCTTACAGCACCTTTTAACTTTATAAGTCTCATTGTATTTCCTATTTCCCCATAAACCGAAATAAATCCCCAAGGATAATTTGATCAGAAGCATGCAACTCATTTCGTGCAGTTTCCAAATGAGTTGTACATTTGTTTGCGCTAACGGCTTTTTTCGTTTGTTTATCAAAGCAACGACCATTTAGATAAGCGTAATCCTTCGTAACGATACTTCCATCTCGAAACACGACTGGGGCTTCGTTATCTCTTGT
This genomic interval from Virgibacillus pantothenticus contains the following:
- the tkt gene encoding transketolase; translation: MTESEKNVANLSINTIRTLTIDSVERAQHGHPGMPMGAAPMAYSLWKHVMNMNPKNPDWFNRDRFVLSAGHGSMLQYCLLHLAGYDLPLEELKNFRQLGSKTAGHPEFGVTPGVEVTTGPLGQGIPACVGLALAERHLAATYNREGYPIVDHYTYTICGDGDLMEGISYEAASLAGHLKLGRLIVLYDSNDISLDGELALSFSEDIKQRFESCHWQYLYVEDGNDVEGIKQAILEAKAEKDRPTIIEIKTKIGYGAPTIEGKSDAHSDPIGIEEIKRAKAFYKWNYEEDFYVPEGVYEDFRSIQENGSKKEEQWNELFRQYEQAHPELAVELKRVIAGELPENWDEDLPVYKEGNTLATRASASEVQQALANHFPELVGGSADLNASTKTRLQAFADLTEQDYAGRNISFGVREFAMGAIANGMARHYLKPFVSTFFVFSDYLRPAIRLSALMGLPVTYVFTHDSVAVGQDGPTHQPVEHLASFRAMPNITVVRPADANETKEAWKIAVAQKDRPTILVLGRQNVPTLKATEEKGQIGVAKGAYVISEAKEAPQGILIAAGSEVHLALKAQDALAAEGIFVNVVSMPSWDLFDKQTEEYKESVLPSSLQARLSIEMGSKVGWKEYTGCKGAVMSIDSFGVSGPGEQVIEQFGFTVENVVKNFKGLL
- a CDS encoding PTS ascorbate transporter subunit IIC, with protein sequence MNKFLSVLVDILSQPAILVAAIALIGLLAQKKNLSEIMKGAIKTFVGFIVIASGAGILEQGLSPFGAMFQEAFHVSGVVPNNEAIVALALNEYGTNTALIMFFGMIVNVLIARFTRYKYIFLTGHHTLYLACMFAVIMAVAGFDTIPLIVAGAVALGIVMTLSPAILQPFMRQLTGNDNVALGHFSAVGYAISGLTGKLFKNSREQSTENINFPKGLGFLRDSTVSIALTMIVMYVIVAFFAGSTFIETELSDGTNYLVFSLMKGGSFAAGVFIILSGVRLVLAEIIPAFKGISTKIVPNAKPALDVPIIYTYAPNAVLIGFFSSFIGGIFSMAIMFVAGTTIILPGVVPHFFTGAAAGVLGNTTGGIKGAVAGSFVNGIIISFLPVFLLPVLGELGFANTTFSDADFGVSGIFFGSLANYAGPIAIVISLIVILGIMLIPFGKKKESTENA
- a CDS encoding PTS sugar transporter subunit IIB: MKFLAVCGSGLGTSFMVEMNIQQILQELGVTGVEVSHSDLSSAAPGDADVYFLAKDIAEGGAHLGEVVVLDNIIDMDELRNKVTKVVKEKNLI
- a CDS encoding BglG family transcription antiterminator, whose product is MFDQRSFKLFEEIMTHDQITVSQVMRKLDLSERQFYYDLEKVNDTLKSMKMQPIELHDQHFIVDAKVKSLLQAGAPLDISIQQIVLSEEERIYLIYLYTFIRREPVSNYHYQQMLQVSKNTALTDVKKVKDLCKDKGVIFQYTRKDGYHLTGAEMAKRRLASFCLNYLLAKSLGKEMIVLVLKSWKQENYYVDTQVTVNEFLQSHNIHLVKDRKTEVIFHLTLIRIRNTKRVPLFSEGEKKLLRSQRIFGQTQQLAEQLFPDAEAEENYYVTLQLLIALREAKLEENPYLAKLTVQIIEAFEKNTLLPIENKTYLQQSLYNHLVPAFFRIMFEIPLVNPLTSEIKQKYIDLFQFVKRSLAPLSTWTKKAISDEEIGFFTLHFGGYLERNRHKNTTEIHALIVCSNGISSSIMLRAQLKEMFPSIHFSRVHTVEQVCLIPLSSYDLIFSTVEVESPKPVFAVKPLLSKIEKNYLIESVMKQFPNLNNYDFSMDQIMEVISKYTEIKDEKKLFSELVDVIHLSHTDTGGYKPMLSELLTQDMIQFTEEPLDWRTAVAKAAQPLLKAHKIKPEYIEAMNKKIEEVGTYIHIGNGIAIPHARPEEGVVNLGMSFLRTKTPVKLLGKDEHKIDIFICLAAIDNEAHLKALSHLTKLLSDSSTLQALKSAQTPQEVIEIIK
- a CDS encoding NADPH-dependent FMN reductase; the encoded protein is MKLVGVAGSLVGEKTSQAVYDVLLAARRVDKQIETELIDLKEYDVEFVKGAPLAYYNKDTWKVVNTVLAADMIVFGSPIYQASISGALKNLLDHFPVDAFKSKVTGIVTTAGSNKHFLVSEYQLKPILAYLKGIIPTCSVFINNDCFNDDNEIIDQDVKERIGKLAKEMIEIKQREQSKNIK
- a CDS encoding helix-turn-helix transcriptional regulator; its protein translation is MKRKTTKDKILYLLKKEGKLTVGDFIQHLQITDMAVRKHLSTMEKEGLISSVEMKQPIGRPIKQYILSVKGERLFPKSYETLSIEFLNDIQTIYGDKAIQQLFEKRKQRLSKEYAVHMQHKSPEEKMFELKRLQNEKGYMAEYKQTGTKTYELVEHNCPLLAIAQSFKIACHCETSMFQSVLQTEQIKRISCKTEGNDHCRFSIIFS